One window of Nicotiana tomentosiformis chromosome 11, ASM39032v3, whole genome shotgun sequence genomic DNA carries:
- the LOC138901585 gene encoding uncharacterized protein, with protein MLSQVQLNIPLVDVLCEIPKYAKYIKDIVAHKRKLTEFETVALTEECTSRVQNKLPQKLKDPGSFTIPVQIGNINVGRALCDLGESINLMPLSLFKQLGLGAPRPTTVMLQLADRSIAYPEGVIEDVLLQIRKFIFPADFIILDFEADEQVPIILGRPLLATGDAIIKVREGKIIMRVDNEEAVFNVYKAIQLPRHYEELSMISVVEVDEKLLDTIEEKLLRVLREHK; from the exons atgttaagccaagttcaattgaatattccgtTGGTGGATGTACTTTGTGAAATCccaaaatatgctaagtacataaaagatatagtggctcacaagaggaaattgactgagttcgaaacagttgcacttactgaggagtgcacttcaagggtccaaaacaagcttcctcaaaagcttaaggatcctggcagcttcaccatccctGTACAAATAGGTAATATTAACGTGGGTCGTGCcctttgtgatttgggggaaaGCATAAATTTAATGCCCTTGTCATtatttaagcaattgggtctgggagctccaagaccaaccactgtgatgttgcaattagctgataggtctatagcctaccctgaaggagtaattgaagatgtattgctgCAAATTAgaaaatttatcttcccagctgacttcattattcttgattttgaggctgatgaacaagttccaatcatattgggacgacctctcttggctactggtgatgcaataattaaagtgcgaGAGGGAAAAAtaattatgagggtggacaacgaggaagcagttttTAATGTATACAAAGCGATCCAACTTCCCCGACACTATGaagagctctctatgatatctgttgtggaggtggatgagaaacttcttgacacgatt gaagaaaagttgTTGAGAGTGCTACGGGAGCACAAgtga